A single genomic interval of Chloroflexota bacterium harbors:
- a CDS encoding flippase, protein MNTPNSPSSESRAQASGGTAEKVVRNSFFNLANVAVTIPLSFIISIILARGLGPEAYGTYAFYIWVISLCGYMVNLGLGSAAIKYISEYSGGGKREEAKGIIWMVFRGRLLVGLALSLAILLLAVPLSHILGKGHSPLFLVLVALAVVPYNLYYLLQSIFAGLQKFEYWTIQALVTIPLRLVLAVLLLYLGFAAMGQLALDLFIWVLGLGVAIFLLNRFIPLRSLLRAPLTPEAFARARKYAVAMTGILLAHYLLWERPEVFFLGLFRPDEEVGFYSLAVKLPRFLMTLVPAVLAGVLLPTLSEQFGKGNLAKLKTVYTTSARYLMILALPLVAGGIALATPLVNVVYGAAYTPVIRTMAIVFLPAAFLVFVTLCLHVLYAIDKPAYALRVNLVLAPLNIGLNLLVIPRYGILGAALVTSSLQLLSFPIYIWLVYRETRALWPLADGARTALAASLMGLVLFLVYSLWGNLPALVLALSLGVPVYFLGLVAVGALRPGDLATLAKAKEILPRRLAGPYQKVLGVMQGIVREEGFLPSWITGSARKR, encoded by the coding sequence TTGAATACACCAAATAGCCCTTCCTCGGAATCCCGGGCACAGGCCAGCGGGGGCACGGCTGAGAAGGTGGTCCGGAACAGCTTCTTCAACCTGGCAAATGTTGCTGTCACTATTCCCCTTTCCTTCATCATTTCCATCATTCTGGCCCGAGGGCTGGGGCCGGAGGCCTATGGTACCTATGCCTTCTATATCTGGGTTATTTCCCTTTGCGGTTACATGGTGAACTTGGGCCTGGGGTCTGCGGCCATCAAATACATCTCCGAATATTCTGGAGGGGGCAAAAGGGAAGAGGCCAAGGGAATAATCTGGATGGTATTCAGGGGCCGTCTGCTGGTCGGTCTGGCCCTATCCCTGGCGATTCTACTCCTGGCGGTGCCTCTCAGTCATATCCTGGGAAAGGGACATAGCCCCCTCTTTCTGGTTTTGGTGGCCCTGGCAGTGGTGCCCTATAACCTCTACTATCTTCTCCAGTCTATCTTTGCCGGACTTCAGAAGTTTGAATATTGGACCATCCAGGCCCTGGTTACCATCCCCCTGCGCCTTGTCCTGGCCGTCCTTCTCCTTTACCTGGGGTTTGCTGCCATGGGGCAGCTCGCCCTGGACCTGTTTATCTGGGTGCTGGGTCTTGGAGTGGCTATCTTCCTTCTCAACCGGTTCATCCCGTTGAGGAGCCTCTTACGGGCCCCCCTGACCCCGGAGGCCTTCGCCAGGGCCCGGAAATACGCCGTGGCCATGACGGGCATCCTCCTGGCCCATTACCTCCTCTGGGAGCGTCCCGAGGTCTTCTTCTTGGGGCTCTTCCGTCCCGATGAAGAGGTGGGATTCTATAGCCTGGCGGTCAAGCTCCCCCGCTTCCTGATGACCCTGGTGCCCGCCGTATTGGCCGGGGTGCTCCTTCCTACCCTGTCGGAGCAGTTCGGGAAAGGGAACCTGGCCAAGCTAAAGACTGTCTATACCACCTCAGCCCGCTACCTTATGATCCTGGCCCTGCCCCTGGTAGCGGGGGGCATTGCCTTGGCCACCCCTCTGGTAAATGTGGTTTATGGGGCAGCCTATACCCCTGTTATCCGGACAATGGCTATAGTCTTTCTCCCGGCCGCTTTTCTTGTCTTTGTCACCCTTTGCCTCCATGTCCTCTACGCCATAGACAAGCCAGCCTATGCGCTTAGGGTGAATCTCGTGCTGGCCCCCCTGAACATAGGGCTCAACTTGCTCGTAATTCCCCGCTATGGCATCCTGGGGGCTGCTCTAGTTACCTCCAGTTTGCAGCTACTGTCCTTTCCTATATACATCTGGCTAGTCTACAGGGAGACCAGGGCCCTCTGGCCCTTGGCCGACGGGGCCAGGACAGCCCTGGCCGCTTCCTTGATGGGCCTGGTCCTGTTTTTGGTGTATAGCTTGTGGGGCAACCTTCCTGCACTTGTCTTAGCTCTCTCCTTGGGGGTCCCTGTGTATTTCCTGGGACTAGTGGCTGTGGGGGCTCTCCGCCCAGGGGACCTGGCTACTCTGGCCAAGGCCAAGGAAATTCTCCCCCGCCGACTGGCTGGCCCCTACCAGAAGGTTCTGGGAGTGATGCAGGGGATAGTCAGGGAAGAAGGCTTTCTCCCCTCATGGATAACGGGGAGCGCGAGGAAGCGATGA
- a CDS encoding acyltransferase, with translation MKLRTKRVVKLSSKLFFLAMYYSFARYLPVSYKPYGGRIARKVRYVLCRHIFDKCGKNANIEHGVDFGSGSGIEIGDHSGLGIDSRIGLVKIGKDVMMGPEVMIISREHIYSDLERPMRVQGGVSEAVIIEDDVWIGARAIILRGVRIGRGSIVGAGAVVTRDVPQHAVVGGNPARILKYRLRSEDPI, from the coding sequence ATGAAGCTTAGGACGAAACGCGTAGTCAAGCTTAGCTCGAAGCTTTTCTTTCTTGCAATGTACTACTCGTTTGCCAGATATCTTCCTGTTTCCTATAAACCATATGGAGGGAGAATTGCGAGAAAAGTAAGATATGTTCTTTGCAGACACATTTTTGACAAATGCGGTAAGAACGCGAATATCGAACACGGTGTAGACTTCGGTAGCGGAAGCGGGATAGAAATTGGCGACCATTCGGGTTTGGGTATAGATTCCCGGATCGGTCTTGTGAAGATTGGCAAGGATGTGATGATGGGCCCGGAGGTCATGATAATCTCTCGCGAGCACATATATTCTGACTTGGAGAGGCCAATGAGAGTGCAAGGTGGTGTATCAGAGGCAGTCATCATTGAGGACGATGTCTGGATAGGCGCGCGTGCCATAATCTTGCGAGGCGTGAGAATTGGACGGGGATCAATCGTGGGCGCAGGGGCGGTTGTGACTAGGGACGTACCCCAACATGCAGTGGTAGGTGGTAACCCCGCCAGAATCCTGAAGTATCGGCTCAGGTCAGAAGATCCCATCTGA